The following are encoded together in the Bos taurus isolate L1 Dominette 01449 registration number 42190680 breed Hereford chromosome 10, ARS-UCD2.0, whole genome shotgun sequence genome:
- the RNF31 gene encoding E3 ubiquitin-protein ligase RNF31 isoform X2: MPGEEEKRAFLEAREELASALRRDSGQAFTQEQLWPLLGTSLPPEARYLQLDAARLVRCNAHGEPRNYLNTLSTALNILEKYGRNLLSPQRPRYWRGVKFNNPVFRSTVDAVQGGRDVLRLYGYTEEQPDGLSFPERQEEPDQQQVATVTLEVLLLRTELNLLLQNAHPKPQALEQLLKDKVEDDLLQLSEFAPLLREIAPSPLTIPSAAGSTPAPCFLCGSAPGTLHCSACKQALCLTCDRLFHGHPERAHHHRQTLHGAPQAVHPSLPASAPPRPQPASGPTLGDSSFSPPDPASARLLWPCSACALLNEPWAVLCVACDRPRGCKGLGPGIEGPQGTGGLEPELSRGHWACQSCTFENEAAAVLCAICERPRLAQPPSLVVDSQDSGICLKPLQQGDTVLSPVQTPAWYCIHCTFCNSGPGWVCAMCNRTSSPVPVQQTPQPHASSLEERHPEPGPPRPLHAPVTSSCGDLEKQRQDKMREEGLQLVLKIREGEAGGACPEEVFSALQYSGTEVPLQWLRSELPYVLEMVAELAGQQDPGLGAFSCQEARKAWLDRHGNLDEAVEECVRTRRRKVQELRSLGFEPEEGSLQALFQHGGDVARALTELQRQRLEPFHQRLWDSGPEPTPSWDGPDKQSLVRRLLAVHSLPSWGRAELALALLQETPRNYELGDVVEAVRQSQDRAFLRRLLAQECAVCSWVLPRNRMQSLTSCECTICPDCFRQHFTIALKEKHITDMACPGCGRPDLTDDTQLLGYFSTLDIQLRESLEPDAYALFHKKLTEGVLMRDPKFLWCAQCSFGFIYEREQLEATCPQCQQTFCVRCKRQNDTSWGLRSSPDPDLLTLADCPKCKFSYALARGGCMHFHCTQCRHQFCSGCYSAFYAKNKCPDPNCRVKKSLHGHHPRDCLFYLRDWSAVRLQKLLQDNNVMFNTEPPVGARAVPGGGCRVMEQKEVPNGFRDEACGKETPAGYAGLCQAHYKEYLVSLINAHSLDPATLYELEELETAAERYLHVRPQALPGEDAPTYHARLLQKLIEEVPLGQSIPRRRK; the protein is encoded by the exons ATGccgggggaggaggagaagcgggcCTTCCTGGAGGCCCGCGAGGAGCTGGCGAGCGCCCTGAGGAGGGATTCCGGGCAGGCCTTTACGCAGGAGCAGCTCTGGCCGCTACTGGGCACCTCTCTGCCGCCAGAAGCCCGTTACCTGCAGCTGGATGCTGCACGCCTGGTCCGCTGCAACGCTCATGGGGAG CCCCGAAACTACCTCAACACTCTCTCCACGGCCCTGAATATCCTGGAGAAATATGGCCGCAACCTCCTAAGCCCTCAGAGGCCTCGGTACTGGCGCGGGGTCAAGTTTAATAACCCTGTCTTTCGTTCTACGGTGGATGCTGTGCAG GGGGGCCGGGATGTTCTGCGATTGTATGGCTACACAGAGGAGCAGCCAGATGGGTTGAGCTTTCCTGAAAGGCAGGAGGAGCCGGATCAGCAGCAAGTTGCTACAGTCACACTGGAAGTACTGCTGCTTCGGACAGAGCTCAATCTGTTGTTACAG AATGCTCATCCAAAACCGCAAGCACTGGAGCAGCTGCTGAAAGACAAGGTTGAAGATGAT CTACTGCAGCTCTCAGAGTTTGCCCCCTTACTGAGAGAGATTGCTCCCAGCCCCCTCACCATACCCTCTGCTGCAG GCTCCACTCCTGCTCCCTGCTTCCTCTGTGGTTCTGCCCCAGGCACGCTCCACTGCTCAGCCTGTAAACAGGCCTTGTGTCTAACTTGTGATCGCCTCTTCCACGGACACCCAGAACGTGCACATCACCATCGCCAGACCCTGCATGGAGCCCCTCAGGCCGTCCACCCCAG CCTACCTGCCTCAGCTCCACCACGGCCTCAGCCAGCCTCCGGGCCGACCCTGGGAGACAGCTCTTTTTCTCCCCCCGATCCTGCAAGTGCCCGTCTGCTCTGGCCCTGTTCTGCCTGTGCCCTATTAAATGAACCTTGGGCAGTACTTTGTGTGGCCTGTGATCGGCCCCGAGGCTGTAAGGGTTTGGGTCCGGGAATCGAGGGTCCCCAAGGAACTGGGGGCCTAGAACCTGAGCTTTCTCGGGGTCACTGGGCCTGCCAGAGCTGCACCTTTGAGAACGAGGCTGCGGCCGTGCTGTGTGCCATATGTGAGCGACCTCGGCTGGCTCAGCCTCCCAGCTTGGTGGTGGATTCTCAGGATTCCGGCATTTGCCTGAAGCCCCTTCAG CAGGGGGATACTGTGCTTTCCCCTGTCCAGACTCCAGCGTGGTACTGTATTCACTGTACCTTCTGCAACTCGGGCCCTGGCTGGGTATGTGCTATGTGCAACCGGACCAGCAGCCCCGTCCCAGTACAGCAGACCCCCCAGCCCCATGCCAGCTCTTTGGAAGAGCGACACCCTGAACCAGGGCCTCCACGACCCCTCCATGCCCCCGTGACTAGTTCCTGTGGGGACCTTGAGAAGCAGCGCCAAGACAAGATGAGGGAAGAAGGACTCCAGCTGGTGCTCAAGATCCGG GAAGGGGAAGCTGGAGGCGCCTGTCCAGAGGAGGTCTTCTCGGCTCTACAGTACTCGGGCACCGAAGTGCCCCTGCAGTGGCTGCGCTCAGAGCTGCCGTACGTGCTGGAGATGGTGGCTGAGCTGGCTGGACAGCAGGACCCGGGGCTGGGCGCCTTTTCCTGTCAGGAGGCCCGGAAGGCCTGGCTGGATCGTCATGGCAACCTGGATGAAGCTGTGGAAGAGTGTGTGAGGACCCGGCGGAGGAAG GTGCAGGAGCTCCGGTCCCTGGGCTTCGAGCCTGAGGAAGGGTCTCTTCAAGCCTTATTCCAACATGGGGGTGATGTGGCACGAGCCCTGACTGAGCTACAGCGCCAGCGCCTGGAGCCCTTCCATCAGCGCCTCTGGGACAGTGGCCCTGAGCCCACCCCTTCCTGGGATGGGCCAGATAAGCAG AGCCTGGTCAGACGGCTTTTGGCAGTCCACTCACTCCCCAGCTGGGGCCGGGCAGAGCTGGCGCTGGCGCTGCTGCAGGAAACACCTAGGAACTATGAGTTGGGGGACGTGGTGGAGGCTGTGAGGCAGAGCCAGGACCGGGCCTTCCTGCGCCGCTTGCTTGCCCAGGAGTGTGCCGTGTGCAGCTGGGTCCTGCCCCGCAACCGG ATGCAGTCCCTGACCTCCTGTGAGTGCACCATCTGCCCTGACTGCTTCCGCCAGCACTTCACCATCGCCTTGAAGGAGAAGCACATTACAGATATGGCGTGCCCTGGATGTGGCCGCCCCGACCTCACCGATGACACCCAGCTGCTCGGCTACTTCTCCACCCTCGACATCCAG CTTCGAGAGAGCCTAGAGCCAGATGCCTATGCACTGTTCCACAAGAAGCTGACGGAGGGCGTGCTCATGCGGGACCCCAAGTTCTTGTGGTGTGCCCAG TGTTCCTTTGGCTTCATATACGAGCGTGAGCAGCTGGAAGCAACATGTCCCCAGTGTCAACAGACCTTCTGTGTGCGCTGTAAGCGCCAG AATGACACTTCCTGGGGCCTGAGGAGCAGCCCCGACCCTGACCTGCTGACCCTTGCAGACTGCCCCAAGTGCAAGTTCTCGTACGCACTGGCCCGGGGAGGCTGCATGCACTTTCACTGCACCCAGTGCCGCCACCAGTTCTGCAGTGGCTGCTACAGTGCCTTTTACGCCAAGAAT AAATGTCCAGACCCTAACTGCAGGGTGAAGAAGTCCCTGCACGGCCACCACCCCCGAGACTGCCTCTTCTACCTGCGGGACTGGTCTGCTGTCCGGCTGCAAAAGCTACTTCAG GACAATAATGTCATGTTCAACACAGAACCCCCAGTGGGGGCCCGGGCAGTGCCCGGAG GTGGCTGTCGAGTGATGGAGCAGAAGGAAGTTCCCAACGGGTTCCGGGACGAAGCCTGTGGCAAGGAGACTCCCGCTGGCTATGCTGGCCTCTGCCA GGCGCACTACAAAGAGTATCTTGTGAGCCTCATCAACGCCCATTCACTGGACCCAGCCACCCTGTATGAACTGGAAGAACTGGAGACAGCTGCCGAGCGCTACCTGCACGTGCGCCCCCAGGCGCTGCCCGGGGAGGACGCCCCCACCTACCACGCCCGCCTGTTACAG AAGCTGATAGAAGAGGTGCCCTTGGGACAGAGTATCCCCCGCAGGAGGAAGTAG
- the RNF31 gene encoding E3 ubiquitin-protein ligase RNF31: MPGEEEKRAFLEAREELASALRRDSGQAFTQEQLWPLLGTSLPPEARYLQLDAARLVRCNAHGEPRNYLNTLSTALNILEKYGRNLLSPQRPRYWRGVKFNNPVFRSTVDAVQGGRDVLRLYGYTEEQPDGLSFPERQEEPDQQQVATVTLEVLLLRTELNLLLQNAHPKPQALEQLLKDKVEDDLLQLSEFAPLLREIAPSPLTIPSAAGSTPAPCFLCGSAPGTLHCSACKQALCLTCDRLFHGHPERAHHHRQTLHGAPQAVHPSLPASAPPRPQPASGPTLGDSSFSPPDPASARLLWPCSACALLNEPWAVLCVACDRPRGCKGLGPGIEGPQGTGGLEPELSRGHWACQSCTFENEAAAVLCAICERPRLAQPPSLVVDSQDSGICLKPLQQGDTVLSPVQTPAWYCIHCTFCNSGPGWVCAMCNRTSSPVPVQQTPQPHASSLEERHPEPGPPRPLHAPVTSSCGDLEKQRQDKMREEGLQLVLKIREGEAGGACPEEVFSALQYSGTEVPLQWLRSELPYVLEMVAELAGQQDPGLGAFSCQEARKAWLDRHGNLDEAVEECVRTRRRKVQELRSLGFEPEEGSLQALFQHGGDVARALTELQRQRLEPFHQRLWDSGPEPTPSWDGPDKQSLVRRLLAVHSLPSWGRAELALALLQETPRNYELGDVVEAVRQSQDRAFLRRLLAQECAVCSWVLPRNRMQSLTSCECTICPDCFRQHFTIALKEKHITDMACPGCGRPDLTDDTQLLGYFSTLDIQLRESLEPDAYALFHKKLTEGVLMRDPKFLWCAQCSFGFIYEREQLEATCPQCQQTFCVRCKRQWEEQHRGRSCEDFQNWKRTNDPEYQAQGLAMYLQENGIDCPKCKFSYALARGGCMHFHCTQCRHQFCSGCYSAFYAKNKCPDPNCRVKKSLHGHHPRDCLFYLRDWSAVRLQKLLQDNNVMFNTEPPVGARAVPGGGCRVMEQKEVPNGFRDEACGKETPAGYAGLCQAHYKEYLVSLINAHSLDPATLYELEELETAAERYLHVRPQALPGEDAPTYHARLLQKLIEEVPLGQSIPRRRK; this comes from the exons ATGccgggggaggaggagaagcgggcCTTCCTGGAGGCCCGCGAGGAGCTGGCGAGCGCCCTGAGGAGGGATTCCGGGCAGGCCTTTACGCAGGAGCAGCTCTGGCCGCTACTGGGCACCTCTCTGCCGCCAGAAGCCCGTTACCTGCAGCTGGATGCTGCACGCCTGGTCCGCTGCAACGCTCATGGGGAG CCCCGAAACTACCTCAACACTCTCTCCACGGCCCTGAATATCCTGGAGAAATATGGCCGCAACCTCCTAAGCCCTCAGAGGCCTCGGTACTGGCGCGGGGTCAAGTTTAATAACCCTGTCTTTCGTTCTACGGTGGATGCTGTGCAG GGGGGCCGGGATGTTCTGCGATTGTATGGCTACACAGAGGAGCAGCCAGATGGGTTGAGCTTTCCTGAAAGGCAGGAGGAGCCGGATCAGCAGCAAGTTGCTACAGTCACACTGGAAGTACTGCTGCTTCGGACAGAGCTCAATCTGTTGTTACAG AATGCTCATCCAAAACCGCAAGCACTGGAGCAGCTGCTGAAAGACAAGGTTGAAGATGAT CTACTGCAGCTCTCAGAGTTTGCCCCCTTACTGAGAGAGATTGCTCCCAGCCCCCTCACCATACCCTCTGCTGCAG GCTCCACTCCTGCTCCCTGCTTCCTCTGTGGTTCTGCCCCAGGCACGCTCCACTGCTCAGCCTGTAAACAGGCCTTGTGTCTAACTTGTGATCGCCTCTTCCACGGACACCCAGAACGTGCACATCACCATCGCCAGACCCTGCATGGAGCCCCTCAGGCCGTCCACCCCAG CCTACCTGCCTCAGCTCCACCACGGCCTCAGCCAGCCTCCGGGCCGACCCTGGGAGACAGCTCTTTTTCTCCCCCCGATCCTGCAAGTGCCCGTCTGCTCTGGCCCTGTTCTGCCTGTGCCCTATTAAATGAACCTTGGGCAGTACTTTGTGTGGCCTGTGATCGGCCCCGAGGCTGTAAGGGTTTGGGTCCGGGAATCGAGGGTCCCCAAGGAACTGGGGGCCTAGAACCTGAGCTTTCTCGGGGTCACTGGGCCTGCCAGAGCTGCACCTTTGAGAACGAGGCTGCGGCCGTGCTGTGTGCCATATGTGAGCGACCTCGGCTGGCTCAGCCTCCCAGCTTGGTGGTGGATTCTCAGGATTCCGGCATTTGCCTGAAGCCCCTTCAG CAGGGGGATACTGTGCTTTCCCCTGTCCAGACTCCAGCGTGGTACTGTATTCACTGTACCTTCTGCAACTCGGGCCCTGGCTGGGTATGTGCTATGTGCAACCGGACCAGCAGCCCCGTCCCAGTACAGCAGACCCCCCAGCCCCATGCCAGCTCTTTGGAAGAGCGACACCCTGAACCAGGGCCTCCACGACCCCTCCATGCCCCCGTGACTAGTTCCTGTGGGGACCTTGAGAAGCAGCGCCAAGACAAGATGAGGGAAGAAGGACTCCAGCTGGTGCTCAAGATCCGG GAAGGGGAAGCTGGAGGCGCCTGTCCAGAGGAGGTCTTCTCGGCTCTACAGTACTCGGGCACCGAAGTGCCCCTGCAGTGGCTGCGCTCAGAGCTGCCGTACGTGCTGGAGATGGTGGCTGAGCTGGCTGGACAGCAGGACCCGGGGCTGGGCGCCTTTTCCTGTCAGGAGGCCCGGAAGGCCTGGCTGGATCGTCATGGCAACCTGGATGAAGCTGTGGAAGAGTGTGTGAGGACCCGGCGGAGGAAG GTGCAGGAGCTCCGGTCCCTGGGCTTCGAGCCTGAGGAAGGGTCTCTTCAAGCCTTATTCCAACATGGGGGTGATGTGGCACGAGCCCTGACTGAGCTACAGCGCCAGCGCCTGGAGCCCTTCCATCAGCGCCTCTGGGACAGTGGCCCTGAGCCCACCCCTTCCTGGGATGGGCCAGATAAGCAG AGCCTGGTCAGACGGCTTTTGGCAGTCCACTCACTCCCCAGCTGGGGCCGGGCAGAGCTGGCGCTGGCGCTGCTGCAGGAAACACCTAGGAACTATGAGTTGGGGGACGTGGTGGAGGCTGTGAGGCAGAGCCAGGACCGGGCCTTCCTGCGCCGCTTGCTTGCCCAGGAGTGTGCCGTGTGCAGCTGGGTCCTGCCCCGCAACCGG ATGCAGTCCCTGACCTCCTGTGAGTGCACCATCTGCCCTGACTGCTTCCGCCAGCACTTCACCATCGCCTTGAAGGAGAAGCACATTACAGATATGGCGTGCCCTGGATGTGGCCGCCCCGACCTCACCGATGACACCCAGCTGCTCGGCTACTTCTCCACCCTCGACATCCAG CTTCGAGAGAGCCTAGAGCCAGATGCCTATGCACTGTTCCACAAGAAGCTGACGGAGGGCGTGCTCATGCGGGACCCCAAGTTCTTGTGGTGTGCCCAG TGTTCCTTTGGCTTCATATACGAGCGTGAGCAGCTGGAAGCAACATGTCCCCAGTGTCAACAGACCTTCTGTGTGCGCTGTAAGCGCCAG TGGGAGGAGCAGCACCGAGGCCGGAGCTGTGAAGATTTCCAGAACTGGAAACGCACCAATGACCCAGAATACCAAGCCCAGGGCTTGGCGATGTACCTTCAGGAAAATGGCATAG ACTGCCCCAAGTGCAAGTTCTCGTACGCACTGGCCCGGGGAGGCTGCATGCACTTTCACTGCACCCAGTGCCGCCACCAGTTCTGCAGTGGCTGCTACAGTGCCTTTTACGCCAAGAAT AAATGTCCAGACCCTAACTGCAGGGTGAAGAAGTCCCTGCACGGCCACCACCCCCGAGACTGCCTCTTCTACCTGCGGGACTGGTCTGCTGTCCGGCTGCAAAAGCTACTTCAG GACAATAATGTCATGTTCAACACAGAACCCCCAGTGGGGGCCCGGGCAGTGCCCGGAG GTGGCTGTCGAGTGATGGAGCAGAAGGAAGTTCCCAACGGGTTCCGGGACGAAGCCTGTGGCAAGGAGACTCCCGCTGGCTATGCTGGCCTCTGCCA GGCGCACTACAAAGAGTATCTTGTGAGCCTCATCAACGCCCATTCACTGGACCCAGCCACCCTGTATGAACTGGAAGAACTGGAGACAGCTGCCGAGCGCTACCTGCACGTGCGCCCCCAGGCGCTGCCCGGGGAGGACGCCCCCACCTACCACGCCCGCCTGTTACAG AAGCTGATAGAAGAGGTGCCCTTGGGACAGAGTATCCCCCGCAGGAGGAAGTAG
- the PSME2 gene encoding proteasome activator complex subunit 2 — protein sequence MAKPCGVRLSGEALKQVDVFRQNLFQEAEEFLYRFLPQKIIYLNQLLQEDSFNVTDLNSLRAPLDIPIPDPPPKDDEMETDKQEKKEVPKCGFLPGNEKVLALLALVKPEVWTLKEKCILVITWIQHLIPKIEDGNDFGVAIQEKVLERVNAVKTKVEAFQTTISKYFSERGDAVAKASKETHVMDYRALVHERDEAVYGDLRAMVLDLRAFYAELYHIISSNLEKIVNPKGEEKPSMY from the exons ATGGCCAAACCTTGTGGGGTGCGCCTGAGCGGGGAAGCCCTCAAACAG GTGGACGTCTTCAGGCAAAATCTTTTCCAGGAG GCTGAGGAATTCCTCTACAGATTCTTGCCTCAGAAAATCATATACCTTAATCAGCTCTTGCAA GAGGACTCTTTCAATGTGACTGACCTGAATTCTCTCCGGGCCCCACTGGACATCCCGATTCCAGACCCCCCACCCAAGGATGATGAG ATGGAAACAGATaagcaggagaagaaagaag TCCCTAAGTGCGGCTTTCTCCCTGGGAATGAGAAGGTTCTGGCCTTGCTTGCCCTGGTTAAGCCAGAAGTCTGGACTCTCAAAGAAAAATGCATTCTG GTGATCACATGGATCCAGCACCTGATCCCCAAAATTGAGGATGGAAATGACTTTGGGGTGGCAATCCAG GAAAAGGTGTTGGAGAGGGTAAATGCAGTCAAGACCAAAGTGGAAGCCTTCCAGACAACTATTTCCAA GTACTTCTCAGAACGTGGGGATGCTGTGGCCAAGGCATCTAAGGAGACCCATGTA ATGGACTACCGGGCCCTGGTGCACGAACGAGATGAGGCAGTCTATGGGGACCTCAGGGCCATGGTGCTGGACCTGAGAGCTTTCTAT GCTGAGCTTTACCATATTATCAGCAGCAACCTGGAGAAAATTGTCAACCCAAAGGGTGAAGAGAAGCCATCTATGTACTGA
- the EMC9 gene encoding ER membrane protein complex subunit 9 isoform X2, with translation MGEVEISARAYVKMSLHAARYPHAAVNGLLLAPAPAPRSGECLCLTDCVPLFHSHLALSVMLEVALNQVDVWGAQAGLVVAGYYHANAALDDQSPGPLALKIAGRIAEFFPDAVLIMLDNQKLVPQPHVPPVIVLENHGLRWVPKDKNLVMWRDWEESRQMVGALLEGRAHQHLVDFDCHLDDIREDWTNQQLNAQITQWVGPANGNT, from the exons ATGGGGGAGGTGGAGATCTCGGCCCGGGCCTACGTGAAGATGAGCCTGCACGCCGCCCGGTATCCGCACGCCGCTGTCAACGGGCTGTTGCTGGCGCCGGCGCCGGCGCCGCGGTCGGGAGAATGCCTGTGCCTCACCGACTGTGTGCCCCTGTTCCACAGCCACCTGGCCCTGTCTGTCATGCTGGAGGTCGCACTCAACCAG GTGGATGTGTGGGGCGCGCAGGCCGGGCTGGTAGTGGCAGGGTACTACCATGCCAATGCAGCTTTGGACGACCAGAG CCCTGGGCCCCTGGCCTTGAAAATCGCTGGGCGGATTGCTGAATTCTTCCCTGATGCAGTACTTATTATG TTGGATAATCAGAAACTGGTACCCCAGCCTCACGTGCCCCCAGTTATCGTCCTGGAGAACCACGGTCTCCGCTGGGTCCCCAAGGACAAGAACTT AGTGATGTGGAGGGACTGGGAAGAGTCACGGCAGATGGTGGGAGCATTACTAGAGGGCCGGGCCCACCAGCACCTTGTGGACTTTGACTGCCACCTTGACGACATCCGAGAGGATTGGACCAACCAGCAGCTCAACGCCCAAATCACTCAGTGGGTTGGTCCCGCAAATGGAAATACCTGA
- the EMC9 gene encoding ER membrane protein complex subunit 9 isoform X1: MYSIQYKFGWLCQITLQKDHLRFPLSPAVSEHLFATALKHQAVMREASSRPGAPRPDTGKGHRCIHVFETWEAQLRWMRSAHSMLLTPLIFPPHSPGPLALKIAGRIAEFFPDAVLIMLDNQKLVPQPHVPPVIVLENHGLRWVPKDKNLVMWRDWEESRQMVGALLEGRAHQHLVDFDCHLDDIREDWTNQQLNAQITQWVGPANGNT; the protein is encoded by the exons ATGTATAGTATACAATATAAGTTTGGATGGTTATGCCAAATTACTCTCCAAAAAGACCATCTTAGATTTCCACTCTCACCAGCAGTGTCTGAGCACCTGTTTGCCACAGCACTCAAGCATCAGGCAGTCATGCGTGAAGCATCAAGTAGGCCTGGCGCCCCCAGGCCAGATACAGGGAAAGGCCATCGCTGCATCCACGTCTTTGAGACCTGGGAGGCCCAGCTCAGATGGATGCGGTCTGCCCACAGTATGCTCCTCACACCTCTGATCTTCCCTCCACACAGCCCTGGGCCCCTGGCCTTGAAAATCGCTGGGCGGATTGCTGAATTCTTCCCTGATGCAGTACTTATTATG TTGGATAATCAGAAACTGGTACCCCAGCCTCACGTGCCCCCAGTTATCGTCCTGGAGAACCACGGTCTCCGCTGGGTCCCCAAGGACAAGAACTT AGTGATGTGGAGGGACTGGGAAGAGTCACGGCAGATGGTGGGAGCATTACTAGAGGGCCGGGCCCACCAGCACCTTGTGGACTTTGACTGCCACCTTGACGACATCCGAGAGGATTGGACCAACCAGCAGCTCAACGCCCAAATCACTCAGTGGGTTGGTCCCGCAAATGGAAATACCTGA
- the PSME1 gene encoding proteasome activator complex subunit 1 codes for MATLRVLPEAQAKVDVFREDLCTKTENLLGSYFPKKISELDAFLKEPDLNEANLSNLKAPLDIPVPDPVKEKEKEERRKQQEKEDKDEKKKGEDEDKGPPCGPVSCNEKIVVLLQRVKPEIKDVIEKLNLVTTWLQLQIPRIEDGNNFGVAVQEKVFELMTALHTKLEGFHTQISKYFSERGDAVTKAAKQPHVGDYRQLVHELDEAEYRDIRLMVMEIRNAYAVLYDIILKNFEKLKKPRGETKGMIY; via the exons ATGGCCACGCTCAGGGTCCTGCCCGAAGCCCAAGCCAAG GTGGATGTGTTCCGTGAAGACCTATGTACTAAG ACAGAGAACCTGCTCGGGAGCTATTTTCCCAAGAAGATTTCTGAGTTGGATGCATTTTTAAAG GAGCCAGATCTCAATGAAGCCAACCTGAGCAATCTGAAGGCCCCATTGGACATCCCAGTGCCTGATCCAgtcaaggagaaagagaaggaggagcgGAGGAAACAGCAGGAG aaggaagacaaggatgaaaagaagaaaggggaagaTGAAGACAAAG GTCCTCCATGTGGCCCAGTGAGCTGCAATGAGAAGATTGTGGTCCTCCTGCAGCGGGTAAAGCCTGAGATCAAGGATGTCATTGAGAAGCTCAACCTG gTCACCACCTGGCTGCAGCTGCAAATACCTCGGATTGAGGATGGGAATAATTTTGGAGTGGCTGTCCAG GAGAAGGTGTTTGAGCTGATGACTGCTCTTCACACCAAGCTGGAAGGCTTCCACACTCAAATTTCCAA GTATTTCTCTGAGCGCGGTGATGCTGTAACCAAAGCAGCCAAGCAGCCCCATGTG GGTGATTATCGGCAACTGGTACACGAGCTGGATGAGGCAGAGTACCGGGATATCCGGCTGATGGTCATGGAGATCCGCAATGCTTAC GCTGTGTTATATGACATCATCCTGAAGAACTTCGAGAAGCTCAAGAAGCCCAGGGGAGAAACAAAGGGAATGATCTATTGA
- the FITM1 gene encoding fat storage-inducing transmembrane protein 1 encodes MERGPVVGAGRGAGARIRALLGGLVRVLLWVASALLYFGSEQAARLLGSPCLRRLYHAWLAAVVIFGPLLQFHVNPRTIFASHGNFFNIKFVNSAWGWTCTFLGGFVLLVVFLATRRVAVTARHLSRLVVGAAVWRGAGRAFLLIEDLTGSCFEPLPQGLLLHELPDRRSCLAAGHQWRGYTVSSHTFLLTFCCLLMAEEAAVFAKYLAHGLPAGAPLRLVFLLNVLLLGLWNFLLLCTVIYFHQYTHKVVGAAVGTFAWYLTYGSWYHQPWSPGSPGHGLFPRPHSIHKHN; translated from the exons aTGGAGCGGGGGCCggtggtgggggcagggcggggggccGGGGCCCGGATCCGGGCCCTGCTGGGCGGCCTGGTCAGGGTGCTGCTCTGGGTGGCCTCTGCCTTGCTGTACTTTGGAAGCGAACAGGCTGCCCGCCTCCTGGGCAGCCCCTGCTTACGGCGCCTCTACCATGCCTGGTTGGCAGCAGTGGTCATCTTCGGGCCCCTTCTGCAGTTCCACGTCAACCCTCGGACCATCTTCGCCAGCCACGGCAACTTCTTCAACAT AAAGTTTGTGAATTCAGCGTGGGGCTGGACCTGCACGTTCCTGGGGGGCTTTGTGCTGCTGGTGGTCTTCCTGGCTACACGGCGCGTGGCAGTGACTGCCCGGCACCTGAGCCGGCTGGTGGTGGGGGCAGCCGTGTGGCGGGGGGCCGGCCGGGCCTTCCTGCTCATCGAGGACCTGACCGGCTCCTGCTTCGAGCCTCTGCCCCAGGGCCTGCTGCTCCACGAGTTACCAGATCGCCGCAGCTGCCTGGCGGCCGGCCACCAGTGGCGGGGATACACGGTCTCCTCCCACACCTTCCTGCTCACCTTCTGCTGCCTGCTCATGGCCGAGGAAGCAGCAGTGTTCGCCAAGTATCTGGCCCATGGGCTGCCTGCCGGCGCACCCCTGCGCCTTGTCTTCCTGCTCAACGTGCTGCTGCTGGGCCTCTGGAACTTCTTGCTGCTCTGCACCGTCATCTATTTCCACCAGTATACTCACAAGGTGGTGGGGGCCGCGGTGGGTACCTTTGCCTGGTACCTCACCTATGGCAGCTGGTATCATCAGCCCTGGTCTCCAGGGAGCCCCGGCCATGGGCTCTTCCCTCGCCCCCACTCCATCCACAAGCATAACTGA